In Streptomyces hawaiiensis, one genomic interval encodes:
- a CDS encoding D-2-hydroxyacid dehydrogenase family protein produces the protein MRLRCAVLDDYQKVAAEVADWSVVADEVEVVSFDRHIDGEDDLAAALAGFDIVVTLRERVPFPGSLIARLPRLRLIVASGMRNSVIDYAAAEAHGVTVCGTASSSTPPVELTWALLLGLARAIVEESNALRSGGPWQSTVGADLHGRRLGLLGLGKIGSRVAQVGLAFGMRVSAWSQNLTRERADEVGVELAPSKEELLATSDFVSVHLALGDRTRGLLGPAELALLKPTAHLINTSRAAIVDQDALLEALHAGRIAGAGIDVFDIEPLPADHPMRTAPRLLATPHLGYVSQANYATYYGQAVENIRAFLAGAPVRRLP, from the coding sequence GTGCGGCTGCGCTGCGCTGTACTGGACGACTATCAGAAGGTGGCGGCCGAGGTCGCCGACTGGTCGGTGGTCGCGGACGAGGTGGAGGTCGTGTCGTTCGACCGGCACATCGACGGCGAGGACGACCTGGCCGCCGCCCTGGCCGGCTTCGACATCGTGGTGACCCTGCGCGAACGCGTGCCGTTCCCCGGGTCGCTGATCGCCCGGCTGCCGCGGCTGAGACTGATCGTCGCCTCCGGCATGCGGAACTCCGTCATCGACTACGCGGCCGCCGAGGCGCACGGCGTCACGGTGTGCGGCACGGCCAGTTCCTCCACCCCGCCCGTCGAACTGACCTGGGCACTGCTGCTCGGCCTCGCCCGCGCCATCGTCGAGGAGAGCAACGCCCTGCGCTCCGGCGGCCCCTGGCAGAGCACCGTCGGTGCCGACCTGCACGGCCGGCGTCTCGGACTGCTCGGCCTGGGGAAGATCGGCAGCCGGGTCGCCCAGGTCGGGCTCGCCTTCGGCATGCGGGTCAGCGCCTGGAGCCAGAACCTCACCCGCGAGCGCGCCGACGAGGTCGGCGTGGAACTCGCCCCCTCCAAAGAAGAGCTGCTCGCGACCAGTGACTTCGTCTCGGTCCACCTGGCCCTCGGCGACCGCACCCGCGGCCTGCTCGGCCCGGCCGAACTCGCCCTCCTCAAACCGACCGCCCACTTGATCAACACCTCACGGGCGGCGATCGTCGACCAGGACGCCCTCCTCGAGGCCCTGCACGCGGGCCGTATCGCCGGCGCCGGCATCGACGTCTTCGACATCGAGCCGTTGCCCGCCGACCACCCGATGCGCACCGCCCCTCGCCTCCTTGCCACCCCTCACCTCGGCTACGTCTCCCAGGCCAACTACGCGACGTACTACGGGCAGGCGGTCGAGAACATCCGCGCGTTCCTCGCGGGCGCGCCCGTACGACGGCTGCCTTGA
- a CDS encoding chaplin encodes MSRIAKVGAVALGTSAVVLSGAGLASADAGAKGAAIGSPGVLSGNVVQVPVHVPINVCGNTVNVVGLLNPAVGNECKNESHKKNDKKNSKKSGHRH; translated from the coding sequence ATGTCTCGCATCGCGAAGGTTGGCGCTGTCGCTCTCGGCACGAGCGCCGTGGTGCTCAGTGGGGCCGGTCTCGCCTCGGCCGACGCCGGCGCCAAGGGCGCGGCCATCGGCTCGCCCGGCGTCCTGTCCGGCAACGTGGTTCAGGTGCCGGTCCACGTGCCGATCAACGTGTGCGGCAACACCGTCAACGTGGTCGGCCTGCTCAACCCGGCCGTCGGCAACGAGTGCAAGAACGAGAGCCACAAGAAGAACGACAAGAAGAACAGCAAGAAGAGCGGCCACCGCCACTGA
- a CDS encoding tyrosinase family protein, with protein sequence MAYVRKDAGTLTRAEQRRFVKALLEVKRRGEYDEFVRMHVEYFSADGEHGLRAAHMAPSFLPWHRRFLLDLERALRRVDSSVTLPYWDWTRDRKATSAPWTAHLLGGDGRRSDHQVMTGPFAYREGNWTIKVNVTDRVFLTRDLGRPRNPVGLPAKSELEWALKDPVYDVAPWDSTVTRGFRNKLEGWGTGRSNTTWRNHNRVHGWVGGDMLGGASVNDPVFWLHHAFIDLQWYRWQRRHRGARYLPATPPRRGDRQHGRIVAWRQSLPPWDVTPAELEDVGRIYRYA encoded by the coding sequence GTGGCGTACGTACGTAAGGACGCCGGTACGCTCACCAGGGCCGAGCAGCGGCGGTTCGTCAAGGCGCTGCTGGAGGTCAAACGGCGGGGCGAATACGACGAGTTCGTGCGGATGCACGTCGAGTACTTCTCCGCGGACGGCGAGCACGGACTGCGCGCCGCGCACATGGCGCCCTCCTTCCTGCCCTGGCACCGCCGGTTCCTGCTCGACCTGGAGCGTGCGCTGCGCCGGGTGGACTCCTCGGTGACGCTGCCGTACTGGGACTGGACACGCGACCGCAAGGCCACCTCCGCGCCCTGGACGGCCCATCTCCTCGGGGGCGACGGGCGCCGTTCCGACCACCAGGTGATGACAGGTCCGTTCGCCTATCGGGAAGGCAACTGGACCATCAAGGTGAACGTGACCGACAGGGTGTTCCTCACCCGGGACCTCGGACGCCCCCGAAATCCGGTCGGCCTGCCCGCGAAGAGTGAGCTGGAGTGGGCGCTGAAAGACCCCGTCTACGACGTGGCGCCCTGGGACTCGACGGTCACCCGGGGTTTCCGCAACAAGCTGGAGGGCTGGGGCACCGGCCGCAGCAACACGACCTGGCGCAACCACAACCGGGTGCACGGCTGGGTCGGCGGGGACATGCTCGGCGGGGCCTCCGTCAATGACCCGGTGTTCTGGCTGCACCACGCTTTCATCGACCTGCAGTGGTACCGCTGGCAACGCCGGCACCGCGGTGCCCGCTACCTCCCCGCGACGCCGCCGCGCCGGGGCGATCGGCAGCACGGCCGGATCGTGGCGTGGCGCCAGAGCCTGCCACCGTGGGACGTGACGCCGGCGGAACTGGAGGATGTCGGCCGGATCTACCGCTACGCGTGA
- a CDS encoding tyrosinase family oxidase copper chaperone, with the protein MAVSIGAGQAGEEAPTPAPARAVPGRTRREATRTLRVCVFAAAVAAPVAAALRSRRPGPGDVPSGTVFAETYRGRHIGMVWTPPHGPAGQGRWHVTVDGRPLHLMRRADGTWLSMVDHYCSYPSPLEAARAAVDALGPGQRLGEPAQGPGSAGHVHTENRRGVRT; encoded by the coding sequence ATGGCCGTCAGCATCGGCGCAGGACAGGCGGGGGAGGAGGCGCCGACCCCGGCCCCGGCACGAGCGGTACCGGGCCGTACACGGCGGGAGGCGACGCGCACTCTGCGTGTCTGCGTCTTCGCCGCCGCCGTGGCGGCCCCGGTGGCCGCCGCCCTCCGGTCCCGGCGCCCCGGGCCCGGGGACGTCCCCAGCGGCACCGTCTTCGCCGAGACCTATCGAGGCCGCCACATCGGCATGGTGTGGACCCCACCGCACGGCCCGGCCGGGCAGGGCCGGTGGCACGTCACTGTGGACGGCCGCCCTCTGCACCTGATGCGCCGGGCCGACGGCACCTGGCTGAGCATGGTCGACCACTACTGCTCCTACCCCTCACCGCTCGAGGCCGCCCGCGCCGCCGTCGACGCCCTCGGCCCCGGTCAGCGACTGGGCGAGCCGGCTCAGGGGCCGGGAAGCGCGGGCCACGTGCACACGGAGAACCGGCGTGGCGTACGTACGTAA